One Schistocerca piceifrons isolate TAMUIC-IGC-003096 chromosome 11, iqSchPice1.1, whole genome shotgun sequence genomic window carries:
- the LOC124719685 gene encoding uncharacterized protein LOC124719685, with the protein METSRGENSERMEEHNEGEECEAARGRVISKTERKKRKLEEANQKTEIINGGAKKLKTSTDEAAAPVLQKHRLKVESSDLTHASAPVTKEAGKSGSGGTDREVEVKEEMFVSMKLAVVLEGFPDVKMTEEQAEVVETVLVKSINLSDQGEPIQFSATNYEHGGLVFTCVNRATHAWLQSTAQRIVPWPGARLLVAQAETTLKGSRLILWVDERMGLNKKTYKQIVELFEKQNKNISTAKWKILKREAEVDKRKRVTLWVDDKSFEHLKARNFKLFLGLSQAKFILMSEWRKLNTQLRRELKFTDSDSRTSDRRVSRTSDRRVSHTSDRRVSRTSDRRVSSDRQESRTSDRQESRASDRQESRASDRQESRASDRQESRASDRQESRASDRQESRASDRQESRASDRQESRASDRQESRASDRQESRASDRQESRASDRQESRASDHRDSRASHRREPHALVDHKSRASDHREHHVLEHHEPRSSDRHEHRASDRHEHRASDRHEPRASDRHEPRASDRHEPRASDRHERRTSERHERHTSERHEARASDRHEARTSDRHEARTSDRHEARALDRHEARALDRHEARAWDRHEPRASDRHEPRGSDRHKPRGSDRHEPRSSDRHEPRASDRHKHRASDRPEPRTSVHREPRTSVHREPPTSDRREPRISALLEPRGSGRLEPRASGRLESRTTDLQEYRASDLLWSHASDSRWSHASDFLWAPPSDHLEPRTLGRRGSHTLAHLEPRPKDRLEPRSVDLLMPCFTERLGPLAAQRLQIRASDQLEPRRVDRLLSSSSDHLGSHNLQRLESRIADHTEPRATDRMAPRALTRRGSPSLDSVILRTSFRRRSPALDHVAPRTLFRRGSPAVGHVKSPTSDIRRRTTSDRLKAHSLDRQMVCSSDRQMARSMDRRVARSSDHRVARSSDRRVARSSDRRVGRSADRRVSRSADRRVSRSADRRVARSADRRVARSADRRVARSADRRVARSADRRVARSADRRVARSADRRVARSADRRVARSADRRVARSADRRVARSSERRLPRSSADRRMDGSSADRRLPRSSADRRLPRSSADRRLPRSSADRRLARSSADRRLARSSADRRLARSSADRRLARSSADRRLARSSADRRLARSSADRRLARSSADRRLARSSADRRLARSSADRRLARFQTDRRGSRHPDNLAPGSLVHQGSSTLDHREASASSRWEPRASECAQPRDTDRFDPRASERLVPRSSDRFDPRVSECPLSRTSDRFDPRASERLLARTSDRLKQHSSDRPELRTSAHQELRTSDCPEPRTSDRREPRGSDCREPRTSDRRDGRVSDRREPGTSDRRLPRETDYSAPDQSQLRKRMSVVSDPLSPKRTRYTASYLMPSLDSRHMTPSRDKSENSRFKDSDQLLSCDSRFRGSDELPIQESRFRGSDLWMRR; encoded by the coding sequence ATGGAAACATCGAGAGGTGAGAATTCTGAACGGATGGAAGAACACAATGAGGGAGAAGAATGTGAGGCAGCAAGGGGAAGAGTGATATCAAAAACTGAACGAAAGAAGCGGAAACTAGAGGAAGCTAACCAAAAGACTGAAATTATTAATGGGGGtgctaaaaaattaaaaactagtaCTGACGAAGCAGCAGCACCTGTACTGCAAAAACACAGATTGAAAGTAGAGTCTAGTGACCTTACTCATGCCAGTGCTCCTGTAACTAAAGAGGCCGGCAAAAGCGGAAGTGGTGGTACTGATCGAGAAGTGGAAGTAAAGGAGGAAATGTTTGTCTCGATGAAGCTGGCTGTTGTACTCGAAGGTTTTCCAGATGTCAAGATGACGGAGGAGCAGGCGGAAGTGGTAGAGACTGTGCTTGTGAAGAGCATTAACTTGTCTGACCAGGGGGAACCTATCCAGTTTTCTGCGACAAACTACGAGCATGGAGGCTTGGTGTTCACTTGTGTGAACAGGGCGACACATGCGTGGCTTCAAAGTACTGCTCAAAGGATTGTTCCGTGGCCGGGAGCCAGACTACTGGTTGCTCAGGCGGAGACCACGTTGAAAGGTTCCAGGTTGATTTTGTGGGTGGACGAGAGAATGGGGCTGAATAAGAAAACTTACAAGCAGATTGTGGAAttgtttgagaagcaaaataaaaatatctcTACTGCCAAGTGGAAAATCCTCAAGAGAGAGGCAGAGGTAGACAAAAGGAAAAGGGTGACTCTTTGGGTCGATGACAAATCTTTTGAGCATTTGAAGGCAAGGAATTTCAAATTATTCCTTGGCTTATCACAAGCTAAATTCATCTTGATGTCGGAATGGAGGAAGCTGAATACGCAACTGCGCCGTGAACTCAAATTTACCGATAGTGACTCTCGCACTTCAGACCGTCGGGTGTCTCGCACTTCAGATCGTCGCGTGTCTCACACTTCAGACCGTCGAGTGTCCCGCACTTCAGACCGTCGGGTGTCTTCGGACCGTCAGGAGTCTCGCACTTCGGACCGTCAGGAGTCTCGCGCTTCGGACCGTCAGGAGTCTCGCGCTTCGGACCGTCAGGAGTCTCGCGCTTCGGACCGTCAGGAGTCTCGCGCTTCGGACCGTCAGGAGTCTCGCGCTTCGGACCGTCAGGAGTCTCGCGCTTCGGACCGTCAGGAGTCTCGCGCTTCGGACCGTCAGGAGTCTCGCGCTTCGGACCGTCAGGAGTCTCGCGCTTCGGACCGTCAGGAGTCTCGCGCTTCGGACCGTCAGGAGTCTCGCGCTTCGGACCGTCAGGAGTCTCGCGCTTCGGACCATCGCGACTCTCGTGCTTCACACCGTCGAGAGCCGCATGCTTTAGTTGATCACAAATCTCGTGCTTCGGATCATCGTGAGCATCATGTTTTGGAACACCATGAGCCACGTTCTTCGGACCGTCATGAGCATCGCGCTTCGGACCGCCATGAGCATCGCGCTTCGGACCGCCACGAGCCTCGCGCTTCGGACCGCCACGAGCCTCGCGCTTCGGACCGCCACGAGCCGCGCGCTTCGGACCGCCACGAGCGTCGCACTTCGGAACGCCACGAGCGTCACACTTCGGAACGCCACGAGGCTCGCGCTTCGGACCGCCACGAGGCTCGCACTTCGGACCGCCACGAGGCTCGCACTTCGGACCGCCACGAGGCTCGCGCATTGGACCGGCACGAGGCTCGCGCATTGGACCGGCACGAGGCTCGCGCATGGGACCGGCACGAGCCTCGCGCATCGGACCGGCACGAGCCGCGCGGTTCTGACCGGCACAAGCCTCGCGGTTCTGACCGGCACGAGCCTCGCAGCTCTGACCGCCACGAGCCTCGCGCTTCGGACCGCCACAAGCATCGTGCTTCGGACCGTCCGGAGCCTCGCACTTCTGTCCATCGAGAGCCTCGCACTTCTGTCCATCGAGAGCCTCCCACTTCTGATCGTCGGGAGCCTCGCATTTCAGCCCTCCTGGAGCCCCGCGGCTCTGGCCGCCTGGAGCCCCGCGCCTCTGGCCGCCTGGAGTCCCGTACCACTGACCTACAGGAATATCGTGCTTCTGATCTTCTGTGGTCTCATGCTTCGGACTCTCGGTGGTCTCACGCCTCAGACTTCCTGTGGGCACCCCCTTCCGACCATCTGGAGCCCCGCACGTTAGGTCGTCGGGGGTCCCACACCTTGGCTCATCTGGAGCCCCGCCCTAAGGACCGTCTGGAGCCCCGCTCTGTGGACCTTCTAATGCCCTGCTTTACAGAGCGTTTGGGTCCCCTTGCTGCCCAACGTTTGCAGATCCGTGCTTCAGACCAGCTGGAGCCCCGCCGCGTGGACCGTTTGCTGTCCAGCAGTTCAGACCATCTCGGCTCCCATAATTTACAACGTTTGGAATCCCGTATTGCAGACCACACTGAGCCTCGTGCTACAGATCGTATGGCGCCCCGTGCGCTCACCCGTCGCGGATCGCCTTCTTTGGACAGTGTCATACTGCGCACTTCGTTCCGCAGGAGATCTCCTGCTTTAGACCATGTGGCACCCCGTACCTTGTTCCGTCGGGGGTCTCCTGCTGTGGGACATGTGAAGTCCCCCACTTCAGACATTCGAAGACGCACTACTTCAGACCGTCTGAAGGCCCACTCTTTGGACCGTCAGATGGTGTGCTCTTCTGACCGCCAGATGGCCCGCTCTATGGACCGCCGGGTGGCCAGGTCTTCGGACCACCGGGTGGCCAGGTCTTCGGACCGCCGGGTGGCCAGGTCTTCGGACCGCCGGGTGGGCAGGTCTGCGGACCGCCGGGTGTCCAGGTCTGCGGACCGCCGGGTGTCCAGGTCTGCGGACCGCCGGGTGGCCAGGTCTGCGGACCGCCGGGTGGCCAGGTCTGCGGACCGCCGGGTGGCCAGGTCTGCGGACCGCCGGGTGGCCAGGTCTGCGGACCGCCGGGTGGCCAGGTCTGCGGACCGCCGGGTGGCCAGGTCTGCGGACCGCCGGGTGGCCAGGTCTGCGGACCGCCGGGTGGCCAGGTCTGCGGACCGCCGGGTGGCCAGGTCTGCGGACCGCCGGGTGGCCAGGTCTTCGGAGCGCCGGCTGCCCCGCTCTTCGGCGGACCGCCGGATGGACGGATCTTCGGCGGACCGCCGGCTGCCCCGCTCTTCGGCGGACCGCCGGCTGCCCCGCTCTTCGGCGGACCGCCGGCTGCCCCGCTCTTCGGCGGACCGCCGGCTGGCCCGCTCTTCGGCGGACCGCAGGCTGGCCCGCTCTTCGGCGGACCGCAGGCTGGCCCGCTCTTCGGCGGACCGCCGGCTGGCCCGCTCTTCGGCGGACCGCAGGCTGGCCCGCTCTTCGGCGGACCGCAGGCTGGCCCGCTCTTCGGCGGACCGCAGGCTGGCCCGCTCTTCGGCGGACCGCAGGCTGGCCCGCTCTTCGGCGGACCGCAGGCTGGCCCGCTCTTCGGCGGACCGCAGGCTGGCCCGCTTTCAGACGGACCGTCGTGGGTCCCGCCATCCTGATAATCTGGCACCCGGTTCCTTAGTCCATCAGGGGTCTTCCACTTTGGACCATCGGGAGGCTTCTGCTTCTTCACGCTGGGAGCCCCGCGCTTCAGAATGTGCACAACCTCGTGATACAGACCGTTTTGATCCCCGCGCTTCAGAACGCTTGGTGCCCCGTAGTTCCGATCGTTTTGATCCCCGTGTTTCTGAATGCCCACTGTCGCGCACTTCAGACCGTTTTGATCCTCGTGCCTCAGAACGCCTACTGGCCCGCACTTCAGACCGTCTCAAGCAGCACTCTTCTGATCGTCCTGAGCTCCGCACTTCTGCCCATCAGGAGCTCCGCACGTCTGACTGTCCTGAGCCCCGCACGTCTGACCGTCGGGAGCCCCGAGGTTCTGATTGTCGGGAGCCCCGTACTTCTGACCGTCGGGACGGCCGTGTTTCTGACCGTCGAGAGCCCGGCACTTCTGACCGTCGGTTGCCTCGAGAGACTGATTACAGTGCCCCAGATCAATCTCAGCTTCGTAAGAGAATGTCTGTAGTTTCGGATCCCCTTTCACCTAAAAGGACGAGGTATACAGCTTCGTATTTGATGCCATCTCTTGATTCCAGGCACATGACTCCAAGCCGTGATAAGTCTGAGAACTCGAGGTTCAAAGATTCAGATCAACTATTATCCTGTGACTCAAGATTCAGAGGCTCGGATGAGCTGCCTATCCAGGAATCCAGGTTTAGAGGCTCAGATCTCTGGATGAGAAGATAG